A window of Vigna unguiculata cultivar IT97K-499-35 chromosome 4, ASM411807v1, whole genome shotgun sequence contains these coding sequences:
- the LOC114180943 gene encoding putative disease resistance RPP13-like protein 1, whose product MGGLGKTTLAQHVYNDPKIDDAKFDIKAWVCVSDHFDVLTVTKTILESIADKKDDSGNLNMVHKNLKEKLSGKKFLLVLDDVWNEKREEWEVVQTPLNYGAPGSRILVTTRAEKVASNMRSKVHHLKQLEKDECWKVFKKHALKDDDLELNDEKKKIGKSIVEKCKGLPLALKTIGCLLYTKASISYWKSVVESDIWNLPKELGIIPALLLSYQHLPSHLKRCFAYCALFPKDYEFDKKELILLWMAEDFLRHSQHIENVEEVGEQYFDDLLTRSFFLQSSIKMRFVMHDLLNDLAKYVGGNFCFMFKFDKGVRIPKTTRHFSFSIDNEVYDDGMGSLIDAKRLRSFIPMTNNIDGLPCELILIDELFSKFKFLRVLSLSGFGDLITEVPDSVGALKHLRSLDLSYTNIQKLPDSICLLFNLLLLKLNRCLYLEELPSNIHKLTKLHCLEFEHTKVTKMPMHFGELKNLHLLDAFRVHSESSIKQLGGLNLHGSLSIYQVQNIVNPLDALEANLKDKQLVELGLIWNSNHVPNDAREEKEVLENLQPSIHLEHLSIWSYHGIEFPSWLFDNSLSNLVFLRLNNCKNCLCLPSLGELSCLKNLEIEGLDGIVSIGVSDGFYGSNSSSFASKERLSFRNMKEWEEWECKTTSFPRLQYLFVDQCCKLKGLPEQLIHLKNIFIGGCDKLTISVNNMDTWSLQFLNINSCPRVNIPITAFNSLEVMRITHGCPSLIIFPLDFFPKLRTLLLFHCQNLQRISQEETHNHLKELQILCCPQFESFPSEGLSARWLQKIEIKAAPNLKLLPKRMHTLLPSLSSLEITYCPQVEMFEEGSLPSNLKEVSLSSFRLITSLREALDAEPCLERLYVENVDTEYFPDEGLLPPSLTFLRIFNCPNLKKLDYKGLSHLSSLIIIR is encoded by the coding sequence ATGGGTGGACTTGGTAAGACCACACTCGCCCAACATGTGTACAATGACCCAAAGATCGACGATGCAAAATTTGATATCAAGGCCTGGGTATGTGTTTCAGATCATTTTGATGTTTTGACAGTGACAAAAACAATTCTTGAGTCAATCGCTGATAAAAAAGATGATAGTGGGAACTTAAACATGGTTCACAAAAATCTGAAAGAAAAATTGTCAGGGAAGaaatttcttcttgttttggATGATGTTTGGAACGAAAAACGAGAAGAATGGGAGGTTGTGCAAACTCCTCTTAACTACGGGGCTCCAGGAAGTAGAATTCTTGTCACAACACGTGCTGAGAAAGTTGCTTCTAACATGAGATCTAAAGTGCATCACCTAAAGCAATTAGAAAAGGATGAATGCTGGAAAGTTTTTAAAAAGCATGCACTAAAAGATGATGATCTTGAATTGAATGATGAGAAAAAGAAGATTGGTAAAAGTATAGTTGAGAAATGCAAAGGATtacctcttgctttgaaaacaATTGGATGCCTTCTCTACACAAAAGCATCCATTTCATATTGGAAAAGCGTAGTGGAAAGTGACATATGGAACTTACCAAAGGAACTTGGAATTATCCCTGCTCTGCTTTTGAGTTATCAGCACCTTCCTTCTCACCTTAAGAGGTGTTTTGCTTATTGTGCATTATTTCCCAAAGATTATGAATTTGATAAGAAGGAGTTAATTTTGTTATGGATGGCTGAAGATTTTCTCCGTCACTCTCAACATATCGAGAATGTAGAAGAAGTTGGTGAACAATATTTCGATGATCTATTAACAAGGTCTTTTTTTCTTCAGTCGAGTATTAAAATGCGATTTGTCATGCATGACCTTTTGAATGATTTGGCAAAATATGTTGGTGGAAACTTTTGTTTCATGTTCAAATTTGATAAAGGAGTCCGTATACCCAAAACAACCcgtcatttttcattttcaattgatAATGAAGTATATGATGATGGTATGGGGAGTTTAATTGATGCTAAAAGACTGCGTTCATTTATTCCAATGACAAATAATATTGACGGTCTTCCTTGTGAATTGATTCTGATTGATGAATTGTTCTCCAAGTTCAAGTTTTTGCGCGTCTTATCATTGAGTGGATTTGGTGATCTTATTACAGAGGTTCCTGATTCTGTCGGTGCTCTTAAACATCTTCGTTCGTTAGACCTTTCATATACTAATATACAAAAGCTACCCGACTCAATATGTTTGCTCTTTAACTTACTACTATTGAAGTTGAACCGTTGTTTATATCTGGAGGAGTTGCCCTCAAATATACATAAACTTACCAAATTACATTGTCTGGAATTTGAACATACAAAGGTGACAAAGATGCCGATGCATTTTGGAGAATTGAAGAATCTTCATTTACTGGATGCGTTTCGTGTCCATAGTGAGTCCAGTATTAAGCAGTTGGGAGGACTCAATCTTCATGGGAGCCTATCAATTTATCAAGTGCAAAATATTGTTAATCCTTTGGATGCACTAGAGGCAAATTTGAAAGATAAACAGCTTGTGGAGTTAGGGTTAATATGGAATTCAAATCATGTCCCTAATGATGCAAGGGAAGAAAAAGAAGTGCTTGAGAATCTCCAACCTTCCATTCACTTGGAGCATTTGTCAATCTGGAGTTATCACGGTATAGAATTTCCAAGTTGGTTATTTGATAATTCATTATCTAATTTGGTGTTCTTAAGACTGAATAACTGTAAAAATTGTCTATGTTTGCCTTCCCTTGGAGAATTGTCATGTCTGAAGAACCTCGAGATTGAAGGGCTTGATGGAATAGTGAGCATTGGTGTTAGTGATGGATTTTATGGGAGCAACTCTTCTTCCTTTGCGTCCAAGGAAAGACTAAGCTTCAGGAACATGAAGGAATGGGAAGAATGGGAATGTAAAACTACTTCTTTTCCACGTCTTCAATATCTTTTTGTGGATCAATGTTGTAAACTGAAAGGTCTGCCAGAGCAACTTATTCatttaaagaatatatttattggTGGCTGTGATAAGCTCACAATTAGCGTAAACAACATGGACACATGGTCGCTTCAGTTCTTGAATATTAATTCATGTCCACGTGTAAATATTCCTATTACTGCTTTCAATTCCCTTGAAGTAATGAGGATTACTCATGGCTGCCCCTCTCTTATAATCTTTCCGCTAGATTTCTTTCCAAAGCTCCGTACACTTCTACTGTTCCACTGTCAAAACCTACAAAGAATTTCACAGGAAGAGACTCATAATCATCTCAAGGAACTACAAATTTTATGTTGCCCTCAATTTGAGTCATTTCCCAGTGAAGGATTATCTGCACGGTGGCTACAAAAAATCGAAATTAAAGCAGCGCCAAATTTGAAATTGTTGCCAAAACGTATGCACACCCTACTTCCATCTCTTAGTAGTCTGGAGATAACTTATTGTCCACAAGTGGAGATGTTTGAAGAAGGAAGTTTGCCATCAAATTTAAAAGAGGTGTCTCTTTCAAGTTTCAGACTTATAACCTCCCTGAGAGAGGCTTTGGATGCCGAGCCTTGTCTTGAAAGGTTGTATGTTGAAAATGTGGATACGGAGTATTTTCCCGATGAAGGTTTGTTGCCACCCTCTCTTACCTTTCTAAGAATCTTTAATTGCCCAAATCTCAAAAAGTTGGACTACAAGGGTCTCTCTCACCTCTCCTCTCTCATAATTATTCGATGA